The Phycisphaerae bacterium genome includes the window CGGGCAGTCCTCCTCAACCCGGTGCTGTAAGACCCGCCAAGCGAATAATCTGCGCTAATCCCATTCGCACACCGTCGCGTGGCTGACGGCTTCCTTGGCAATGCCGCGCTCGCGTGCAGTCCACCTACGAATACGATGCCCTCGGCCGGCGAATCGCCAAGCACGTCAGCCGTCCCTTCGCCCCGGACGAATACTTCTACTACGACGGCAACCGCGTCGTCGAGCACTACAAGGGCAGTGATGCCAGTCTGTCGCTCCACAGGCAATACGTCTGGGGATTCGACTACATCGACGAGTTGATCGGCTACTGCGCCGACGGAGGATCGACTCCCCGCTTCGTCCTCCAAGACGCCAACTACAACGTCATCGCCGCGGCGGCGAACAACGCCGGCATATTCCAGCAATACAGCTACGAACCCCACGGCGACTTGTTCGCGGCCGAGGACGTCCTCTCGGACTCGGGCATCCCGATTACGATCCCCGTTGAACTCCCCTCGCAAGCCATTGATCTGTCCACGCCCTTCGGCTTCCACGGCCACATGCACGACTGGGAAACCGGCAAGATTCACATGCGCAACCGCACCTATGATCCAATGACAGTACGACTCCTGCAAAGGGACCCCGACGCAACGGGCCTGATCCTGCAGCGCGCAGCGATTTATGGTGCCGACCACACATTCATTGCCATTTTTGTGAACGCAATTGGGCAATATGAAGACGGCTTCGCTCTCTACCTCCCCTTCGGCTCCAACCCATTGACTCGAGCTGACGCGATGGGTCTTGATTGGCATCACCTTGTTCCCGTCGCTCTCGGTGGCGATCCAAACGGTCCGGTGGTGTGGCTGGACACCGAGACACATAAAAGAGTCAATAAGTTCTGGAGCGACAAGAGGCTTTATCAGAAGCGAGACCAAGCAGGTTTTTGGGGCAAAGAAAAAGTCCAAAGGGGGCCATTCGCGGGCGAGATTCTGGATGATGACAAGCGCAGCAAGCTAGTTCGCGACTCCCTCGTGGTCGCGGGGATCGACGTTGACGACGCGGACAATGTCGGGCACATGAAGGACGCCCTGCGCCGCGCGAGCGCCGACCGCGTTCCCTCAAAAACGCCGGGGGGAAAAGGTGGCCTCAGGATACCCATGAAGAGGATCACGGCGGCCTCTGATCTTCCAGAGGTCGGCGGCGTCAGCAATCGGGCCACACGAGAACAGTTGAAACGGCGGACCTCTCCTGGCGGTCCGAGGCAGGCCAAGCGAACTTACGGCAGCGGCGGTACTTTCCTCGCCTTTGCCGGAGCCGGAATCGCCATGGGCATCTACTCCAGCGACGCAAGCGCATCCTACGCCGAACTGGTTCAATTGAGTCAGTCCATCGGACGCGGTGGCCCGAGCCTCTACCAGGAAATCGAAGCCTTGGACATCATCAAGGATATGAACGCGGGCCTTGGTGGCAACACTTTCACTATTTACTATGGCTGGAATTACTGGCGCGAGATGCACGGCGCGTATACCGATGCCGATCGCAACCTATTCTGGGCAAGGTAGTCACTCTTCCCGGCGCTTACTTGTGGCGATAGTCTTGACCGTTCTCCGGCTGAAGTATATCAAGGTTGTCATGAGCAGTAGAAAGATCCCATCCTACGAAGTTGTCGATCTCGGCACATTGGGCGGCGAAGAGAGCAGGGCCTTTGGAATGAACAACCGAGGCCAAGTCGTCGGGGCGGCTGATTTGAAGGACGGAGTCTCGCGCGCCTTCGTTTGGGAGGGTGACAGCCTGCGGAAACTCGATGCGCCCGTTGGCCGCGCAAGCAAGGCTCACTCCATTAACGCGAATGGGCAAGTCGTTGGTTCCGCGCAGGGATCGCGCGGCGGCCATCTCCCGTGTTTGTGGGACCAAGGCGTAATCCGCCTGCTCGACGGGGACGACGGCCCCGATGGCATGGCCTCCCACATCAACGATGCAGGTCAAATTGCCGGTTGGCGGGACCGTACCCCCGATCGAGTACGAGGCGGCCCCGAGCTCGCTATTCTCTGGCACAGGTCGCAGTCCATAGAGCTCTGCACGGCCAATCGATTCGGCAGAGATGCATACTCTCGGTTCGGGTCAAGTGCATGGGGGATCAACAACAAGGGGCAGGTTGTCGGCAAGACGCCGGGCGGGTCGGCGTTTCTTTGCCAAGAGGGAGACTTCACGCTGTTTGAGTTGGTTACCGGAGAGGGCGCTTGCGCCACGGCAATTAACGAAATGGGACAGGTTGCGGGCTGGGGATATATTAATGAAACCCAAGTACACGCCTTCCTCTGGGAACAGGGACGAATCAAGGATTTGGGCTCGCTCGGAGGATCAGACGCTAGGGCCTCCGATGTCAACATCCATGGCCATGTGGTCGGGGATTCAGCTATAGCGGAACTCGATGAGTCTGCCGAATCTATTGAAGACCACGGTTTTCTGTGGCGCGACGAATTGTTGATGGATTTGAACTATCTCATCGCGCCGAATACTGGGTGGCTGATTACCGCAGCCAATAGCATCAATGACGCCGGCTGGATTGCAGGAACCGGAATCCGAGGCGGTGTGGCTCATGCCGTCCTTATGACACCTCGGTAACTCCTTTTCTGGCGCCGCATTCTATGCCATCGCCATGACGGGTTGCCCAATCCTAACGTCTCCACCTGCGAATACGAAGCTCTCGGCCGGCGGATCGCCAAGCACGTCAGTCGTCCCTTCGCCCCGGACGAATACTTCTACTACGACGGCAACCGCATCGTCGAGCACTACAAGGGCAGTGATGCCAGTCTGTCGCTCCACCGGCAATACGTCTGGGGATTCGACTACATCGACGAGCTCGTCGCCTACTACGCCGACGGAGGATCGACTCCCCGCTTCGTCCTCCAGGACGCCAACTACAACGTCATCGCCGCGGCCGAGAACGACAGCGGCATCATCCAGCAGTACAGCTACGAACCCTACGGCGACATGTTCGCGGCCGAGGACGTCCTCTCGGACTCGGGCATCCCGATTACGATCCCCGTTGAACTCCCCTCACAAGCCATTGATCTGTCCACGCCCTCGCCGGCGTCGACGGCGCGCTGTCACGCCGCCAGGGCGCGGAGCCGCCCAACCCACGCGACAAGTTCGGAAGCGCTCAGGGAGCACGGCCATCGGCGCGGGGAATGCTCGTCCGAAAGCACGTTGACACGCGCTGCGATTTTCCAAAGCCGAAACGCTGACATGCGGGTGGGACTCCGGTCCTAATACTGCGGTATTGACCACCGCGGATTTTCGGCTCTACTATCTGACCGATAATTCCGGCCTTTGGGGGCCCGCTTGGAGCGGTCAGAAGCTGACGTGCTTTATCGACGGTTCAATCGTATAACGATAGTATCGGCAGTCTGGGGCATATGGGCATTATGGTGTGGCGCGAACCTTCTGCAAGCGGACGCGCCCCGACCCGAGCCCAAGCCAACGCGGTATGCGCCGCGATGGTACCAGGCAGTAGATACGCGGCTTGCCCCCCCCGGGATCGCCTGCGAAGAGCAGGGCAAGAACCACTCACGTCCCGCAGGTCGTCTTCCATCGGGAGGACCGCCTATGGCACGTTCCACGACTCCGTGGGGCGGCGGCCGGGAGCTGGCACGGCCAAGTGGATCATTCTGCGAAAACCAAGGACATGCTGGCAAACGGGGCAGCGCCGGCTCAAGAACGCCGGGCGGGCCTCCACCAATTGAGAGCGTAAAGACAAGCCACACAAGCCGCCACGATGGAAAAGGGGTAAGCGCGGACGATTTCGGTGCGCCAGATGAGGACGGTATTTCTTCGAACCGGCCTCGAGCGCTACCGGTGCGCGCACGCGACGCATTTTGCCCAAAGTCGCAATTTAAGACACGACCCATACTAACACGAACCACCGGCTGGATCCCGCGGTACGGGGCGATCGGGATAACGCTCGTAGCGGCGTGTCTGGGCCAGACGAGCGAAGCCGATGCCGGGCCGCGAGCGAAGTGCGAATTCACTATCGAAGCAAGCGCCGCGAATCCGCGCGTCGGCGAGCCTGTCACATTTACGGCCAATTCCACGGATGCCTGTCGGTTCGTCCCGCTATTCACGTGGAAGGTGTACGACCGCACTCCGACGCCCGGCGGAGCAAAGTCCGTCCCTGAATTCCAGACGTCGACAAATTCACTGACCCACGTGTTCCCGCAGGAAGGCGAGTGGGGTGTCGCACTCTGGCTCGGCGGGCAGGCAATCGGCCGTCCGCTTGATGCCGTCTTCGTCACGGTCGAACCCGGCGGGCTAACCGCGGAGTTTACCGTTAATCCCACGTCGGCGATGGCTGGAGATACCGTTACCTTTACTGCGGCGCAGCCGCCGGCGGGCGTTCTCGGGTACCGCTGGGATTTCACCGGGACGGGTCAGACGATAGGGTCGGGGCAGATTGTGCAACGGCGCGTGCAGGAGCCCGGAGATATCAACGTTCGTCTTACCGTTTTTGACTTCGACTATCAATTCGTATCAATGCAAAAGACCGTACGCGTGGACCCAATCTCGCCGATGGTACCTCTGGATACGCTGGCGCCAGAGGTGGGTAACGTACGGTCGATGGTAATGGACGGGGAGACGGCGTGGCTGCTGCAGTCGGACGGGTATGTGGTCGGCGTAGACGTTAGCGACCCAAGAAACCTCGTCGAGGTTGGGCGTGTCAGGGCTTGTGCCGTTCCCGGCATGAAGATGGACGTAGACGTCGCTCGAAGGAGGCTTTTTGTGCCCTGCTCGACCGCCGGACTCGTGGCCGTTGACGTGTCAGATGCCTATTCACCCTTTGTTGATGACTGTTCTTCGACTTTCGCTGAAGACAACTTTGTCGTGCTTGACGTGACCAGTGCGGCGCATTCGGTATTCTTTGTTGGGCACTTCATGACAGGTGGCTGGCAGATTCGCGCTGTCGACCCCGATGACTTTTCTTGGGTTGGGTCATCGGGCGACGCTCCAGTTGTTGATCGTGTTCCTTGGCCGACAACAATGGTGCTTTCAGGAAATCTTGGAGTCGTAGGGTCTCCGGATGGGATTTATCTTGTGGACGCCAGGCGAGGAAGTGGCAAGTTCCTGCACAAATTGGATCATCAACAAACAATGATGAGTGTGTGGTCGCTAACGACGAATGGTTCAGTCTTGGTCGCAATCGAGGCGAACGACGTTCTGAACGGGGAGCCCGCGGATTCCGTGCTCAGTGCTTACGACATAGTCGAGAGTCAAAATGTCGTAGATAGCCGATTGAGCTTTCGCTTCCACTTCGATGACGGGCAGCCTTTTGGAAGCATCGCCTTTGACTCCAGGTACGTGTATGCAGCCACGGCAACGACTCTAGACCGCTACGCGTGGGAAGGTCTCGGAAGCCTCCGCTGGGTTGATCAATTGGGCGCTTACGGCATGGGTTACCGAGGTGTGTCGATTGGCGAGGCGGGGGCAGACCCTGATGGAACAAGCGAGCAGAGGATTTTTGTTTCCTTGGCAGGACCGCTACTCCAATCCGCGGCGCACGCATATTAAGCATATACGCTAAAATTGGTTTTTGGCTGCATTTTGGGGTTGTTCGGCGACGAAAGAGATCGCTGGACAGCCCTGCTTTCATTTGCGCGACCGAAGCGCCGCCAGTCGCTGGCACGAAGTGTAAGCTCCGCGGGTTCTTCGGTTGGCGATTGCTTCTACACGAAATCAGGCCATCTACATTGCGAAAGCTGGGCGAATCCTAGGCGCGTCCGATAATGCAAAATAGTGAACATAAATTGACGAATGCCGCAAGGATATCGTAAACTGCTTTACGATTTATCGGTCGTTACGATTTATCGGTCGTTACGATTTATCGGTCGTATTGCTTATCGGTCCGAGTTGATGCTCGGGGAGCGGTTTTGATAGCGGGGTCCTTTCTACATGCACATGCGGTCTGTCCGCTCGCGCGGTGAATATCTTGGAGGGAAGCCTGATGGGTACGCTCTGTGCGGGGTCTCGTTTGGTTGAAGCGCATTGGCGGGGTCTCGCATGCGTGGCCCTATTGGGAACCGCGGTTCTCGGGGTTGATTCGGTGGCGGCTGGCAATCCGCCGGCGATTGATGAGGCCGTTGATATTGCTCTGGGGACGGATAGTGGGAGCGAGCCTGCGCTTCTGCAATCGGCTGCGTGCCTTTTTCCCAGCCCAAATCTGGAATGCCCCATAACGCAACCAAGCCAGTGTCCGTGGATGTCTATCCCTCGGCCAGGGTCGTCTTTCCCCGACGCCGAGAACCGGTTGTTGTTGATGCCATTCAGAGAAGCGATTCCCGACGGAGTCCTCGACGCATCTGTTTGCACGACGAGCTGCAATTTTTCCGGCGTGCCAGTCGGTTACCGCCCACAACCATTTGTGAATTGCAGTGAGCTCCGCACTAATGGTCCCTGGGGGTATATTGATGCGCTTCGGGCATTTGGGGATACGGTTGAACCGGGAGACACGGGCGACCAGGAGCCGCCAGTCGAGGCCAATAATCCTTGCGGATTCAATGTGGGTTGCACAATTGTGTGGTTTGCACCTGACAGCCATCCGGATGACGGAGTGGATGACAGCTTTTTGTATATTGGATTGGATATCTCGGACGACAGTGGGTTCGATTCAGT containing:
- a CDS encoding PKD domain-containing protein — its product is MAGDTVTFTAAQPPAGVLGYRWDFTGTGQTIGSGQIVQRRVQEPGDINVRLTVFDFDYQFVSMQKTVRVDPISPMVPLDTLAPEVGNVRSMVMDGETAWLLQSDGYVVGVDVSDPRNLVEVGRVRACAVPGMKMDVDVARRRLFVPCSTAGLVAVDVSDAYSPFVDDCSSTFAEDNFVVLDVTSAAHSVFFVGHFMTGGWQIRAVDPDDFSWVGSSGDAPVVDRVPWPTTMVLSGNLGVVGSPDGIYLVDARRGSGKFLHKLDHQQTMMSVWSLTTNGSVLVAIEANDVLNGEPADSVLSAYDIVESQNVVDSRLSFRFHFDDGQPFGSIAFDSRYVYAATATTLDRYAWEGLGSLRWVDQLGAYGMGYRGVSIGEAGADPDGTSEQRIFVSLAGPLLQSAAHAY